In Styela clava chromosome 10, kaStyClav1.hap1.2, whole genome shotgun sequence, the sequence taaaaattgatgttttgttttgaaaatttctcaTATGAAGGACTTTTCGTGATTTGACTAATTAAATCAGACGACCTATATCCAACTGAGCAATAAACATAGACGTCGGTGTTTTGTTTTTCTAAAAGTTTTTCCTCTACTTCGCATAGTTTTTCTTTAGTAGGGAGTTTTTCGTCGATCCATACAGCATTAGATAGACAACTAACTTCAAACTCGTCCACATAACGTACGTCCAAAAGCATAAGATTTGGAGAATTTTCAGTTGGTTGAATTTTATCCATTTTTGAATGTAAATCGGTCGTGGAAACGTGTTTAACTGAAGGATATTTCTTTCGAATCCCCGCCATCACAAGCTTCATAGAAATAGGAGCTTTCTGTCCTGTGTGTGGTGGTTCCGATGACGAACTGGCCATTATGAATTTCGtgacaacaagaacaagagtTATCATGACAGCGAGAAATAAAACGtcaaaatacccaaaatatAAATCCGACATTCGAAATGACTTGAGTTGTCGGAATTGGCAAGTTGGAAAACATCAAAACAAACTATCGAGCGCCCACTAGCGTGAACGTAACTATCTATTTTCCCTAATTTAATGTGATAATATTCAAAGAAGGGGGGCTTGCTGCGATTTTTGTTGTTACGTAACTTTGTTTACGTTGACTATAAACATCGTGCGAAGACACGTGACGAGAGGATACCAGCTGATCGTTAATTCTGTTACGTAACTAGTGATTTATATGGTTTCACTCGAGTGATTCCTTGCACAACACTGACgcaatttcttcattttcagtCAGTACCGGTagttttcgtatgcaaattcagTACAGTATTTCAGCCCTAGATCTTGAAAGCTTGAAAGCTGTGACATCACTGATATGGAGCGAAAAAGTCATGGAAATGGCCCTGGAGtaagtaaaaattttttttagtgaTTTCTGGATGCGTTTGAAACTTTTActtctaattcagtaattagatGAAAtaatgtaccggtaccggtactgtgaaATTACAATACGGTACACAAGACTGCGAGTTAAAAACAGAAAATGTTCCCGAAATTTCAATTGATATTGAAACATAAGAAGTATAAGCGTActatatatcggaaatatcatCGTGTAACATCTGAATATAACTGTAAACTGTTATATAGATAATTGCAGAATTGAAAGAACATCGAAACATGATAAGCTTTTCTTGGGTCTAGTACCGGTATGGTTTAGTACAGGGGTTCTAAACTTGGGGTTCGcgacccccaggggttcacgagaagatttccaggggtacttggatgacagtcgagtttttgtatgttgctgttttttattATCCTTCATTGCTACCATGGGAAAATGCAAAATACCATGTGAAAATGctatccaaaaattacgtcactacgacgtcgccatcacgtcataggattgcaaaagtataattacgatcgcccgaaatggcatctgcgccgctgATAACGATCTATCTCcgatcgtgatcgttgtgacgagaaaacaagagaaatggcttgctcgatttcgggtgaccGTCTGCGCCTTTTGGACGATCATCCGCATACTTcagtgggccttattacgccactgtgacgacgaaatgacgtaatttttcggtgacgtagtcaggtgggggttaggattgacat encodes:
- the LOC120337911 gene encoding uncharacterized protein LOC120337911, producing the protein MSDLYFGYFDVLFLAVMITLVLVVTKFIMASSSSEPPHTGQKAPISMKLVMAGIRKKYPSVKHVSTTDLHSKMDKIQPTENSPNLMLLDVRYVDEFEVSCLSNAVWIDEKLPTKEKLCEVEEKLLEKQNTDVYVYCSVGYRSSDLISQITKSPSYEKFSKQNINFYNITGGIFQWANEKRQVFNKDGNKADLVHPYNAFFGKLLNKSYRFKPKKPL